The Streptomyces sp. NBC_00306 sequence ACCCGGCAGGGGTTGCGCATGCGGGGTTGTGGGATCTCTTTATCATCGTCTGCCGGCGGTGAGACGAGTCAGAAACCGTATGGATAGGCGAAGGACATGCGAAAGGTCCGGCGTAGAGGGTAAGACCCCCGTAGCTGAAATTCATGCGGCTCGTTTAAGAGACACCCAAGTAGCACGGGGCCCGAGAAATCCCGTGTGAATCTGGCGGGACCACCCGTTAAGCCTAAATATTCCCTGGTGACCGATAGCGGATAGTACCGTGAGGGAATGGTGAAAAGTACCGCGGGAGCGGAGTGAAATAGTACCTGAAACCGTGTGCCTACAAGCCGTGGGAGCGTCGCGCGAGGAACTTGTTCCTTGCGTCGTGACTGCGTGCCTTTTGAAGAATGAGCCTGCGAGTTTGCGGTGTGTTGCGAGGTTAACCCGTGTGGGGAAGCCGTAGCGAAAGCGAGTCCGAATAGGGCGACATAGTAGCGCGCTCAAGACCCGAAGCGGAGTGATCTAGCCATGGGCAGGTTGAAGCGGCTGTAAGAGGTCGTGGAGGACCGAACCCACCAGGGTTGAAAACCTGGGGGATGACCTGTGGTTAGGGGTGAAAGGCCAATCAAACTCCGTGATAGCTGGTTCTCCCCGAAATGCATTTAGGTGCAGCGTCGTGTGTTTCTTGCCGGAGGTAGAGCACTGGATAGGCGATGGGCCCTACCGGGTTACTGACCTTAGCCAAACTCCGAATGCCGGTAAGTGAGAGCACGGCAGTGAGACTGTGGGGGATAAGCTCCATGGTCGAGAGGGAAACAGCCCAGAGCATCGACTAAGGCCCCTAAGCGTACGCTAAGTGGGAAAGGATGTGGAGTCGCAGAGACAACCAGGAGGTTGGCTTAGAAGCAGCCACCCTTGAAAGAGTGCGTAATAGCTCACTGGTCAAGTGATTCCGCGCCGACAATGTAGCGGGGCTCAAGCGTACCGCCGAAGTCGTGTCATTCGTACACATATCCCCAACGGGAGTACGGATGGGTAGGGGAGCGTCGTGTGCCGGGTGAAGCCGCGCCGGAAGGCAGTGGTGGACGGTTCACGAGTGAGAATGCAGGCATGAGTAGCGATACACACGTGAGAAACGTGTGCGCCGATTGACTAAGGGTTCCTGGGTCAAGCTGATCTGCCCAGGGTAAGTCGGGACCTAAGGCGAGGCCGACAGGCGTAGTCGATGGACAACCGGTTGATATTCCGGTACCCGCTTTGAAACGCCCAATATCGAGCCCATTAATGCTAAGCCCGTGAAGCCGTTCCGGACCCTTCGGGGAAAGGAAAGTGGTGGAGCCGGCGATCCAAGGTGGTAGTAGGTAAGCGATGGGGTGACGCAGGAAGGTAGTCCAGCCCGGGCGGTGGTAGTCCCGGGGTAAGGGTGTAGGCCGAGGGGTAGGCAAATCCGTCCCTCGTTAAGGCTGAGACCTGATGCCGAGCCGATTGTGGTGAAGTGGATGATCCTATGCTGTCGAGAAAAGCCTCTAGCGAGTTTCATGGCGGCCCGTACCCTAAACCGACTCAGGTGGTCAGGTAGAGAATACCGAGGCGTTCGGGTGAACTATGGTTAAGGAACTCGGCAAAATGCCCCCGTAACTTCGGGAGAAGGGGGGCCATCACTGGTGAGAGGACTTGCTCCTCGAGCTGGGGGTGGCCGCAGAGACCAGCGAGAAGCGACTGTTTACTAAAAACACAGGTCCGTGCGAAGCCGTAAGGCGATGTATACGGACTGACGCCTGCCCGGTGCTGGAACGTTAAGGGGACCGGTTAGTACGCTTTCGGGCGTGCGAAGCTGAGAACTTAAGCGCCAGTAAACGGCGGTGGTAACTATAACCATCCTAAGGTAGCGAAATTCCTTGTCGGGTAAGTTCCGACCTGCACGAATGGCGTAACGACTTCTCGACTGTCTCAACCATAGGCCCGGTGAAATTGCACTACGAGTAAAGATGCTCGTTTCGCGCAGCAGGACGGAAAGACCCCGGGACCTTTACTACAGTTTGATATTGGTGTTCGGTTCGGCTTGTGTAGGATAGGTGGGAGACTGTGAAGCGGCCACGCCAGTGGTTGTGGAGTCATCGTTGAAATACCACTCTGGTCGTGCTGGATGTCTAACCTGGGTCCGTGATCCGGATCAGGGACAGTGTCTGATGGGTAGTTTAACTGGGGCGGTTGCCTCCCAAAGGGTAACGGAGGCGCCCAAAGGTTCCCTCAGCCTGGTTGGCAATCAGGTGTTGAGTGTAAGTGCACAAGGGAGCTTGACTGTGAGACCGACGGGTCGAGCAGGGACGAAAGTCGGGACTAGTGATCCGGCGGTGGCTTGTGGAAGCGCCGTCGCTCAACGGATAAAAGGTACCCCGGGGATAACAGGCTGATCTTCCCCAAGAGTCCATATCGACGGGATGGTTTGGCACCTCGATGTCGGCTCGTCGCATCCTGGGGCTGGAGTCGGTCCCAAGGGTTGGGCTGTTCGCCCATTAAAGCGGTACGCGAGCTGGGTTTAGAACGTCGTGAGACAGTTCGGTCCCTATCCGCTGTGCGCGTAGGAATATTGAGAAGGGCTGTCCCTAGTACGAGAGGACCGGGACGGACGAACCTCTGGTGTGCCAGTTGTCCTGCCAAGGGCATGGCTGGTTGGCTACGTTCGGGAGGGATAACCGCTGAAAGCATCTAAGCGGGAAGCCTGCTTCGAGATGAGTATTCCCACCTCCTTGAGAGGGTAAGGCTCCCAGTAGACGACTGGGTTGATAGGCCGGATATGGAAGCCCAGTAATGGGTGGAGTTGACCGGTACTAATAGGCCGAGGGCTTGTCCTCAGTTGCTCGCGTCCACTGTGTTAGTTCTGAAGTAACGAACTGTCGAACCCCCGTCTGTGTGGGTTCCGGGTCGATATCTTCATAGTGTTTCGGTGGTCATTGCGTTAGGGAAACGCCCGGTTACATTCCGAACCCGGAAGCTAAGCCTTTCAGCGCCGATGGTACTGCAGGGGGGACCCTGTGGGAGAGTAGGACGCCGCCGAACAATTTTTAGCCTCAACCCCCGGACCATGTCCGGGGGTTGAGGCATTTTTGCGTTGTGCGTCAGACGCTGAGCAGTGCCTCAGTACATTGGCGGCATGTGCATATCGGCGGCCGAAGCGATGTTCTCCGGGACGACTCTCTATGCGGGACGGCGCAATCATCCGGATCACGGGCTGATCCATGTCATCGGATATCAGAACACCGCGGAGAACCTGTCCGCCGGGCCTAATGCGATGGTTCTCCATCTGCCGGCCGTGCACATGACCCCGGACCACTTCATCGACGTCGGGCGGGACGCCGACATCCTGGAGCGCATGGTCGATGCCGTGCGGCCCGTCCCGGCGTCGGCGCCGGCGGTCATGGACTGGATGGGGGACGACGACCGGACCCGCGCGGTCCATGTCTTCGAGCACGACGTCTACACCGTCGTCCTGGCCTCCGACCCGGCCCTCATCCCCGCGGCGCTCGGCCAGGTGCCCGCGCACCGGCGGCCGGCCCTCACACCCGAGCTGTTCGCGTTCTACGCGGAGCGGTACCCGACGCACACCATCGCCCTGTGCTGCTTCGACAACGCACAGGCGCAGCGGGCCAAGCCCCTGCTCATGTGGTACGAGCCACTCGACGCCGGGCAGTTGGCGCTTCCGGCGCTGGACTGTCACACCGGTGGGGCTCCCGACCTCGAGGCCGAGGTGGAGGTCGACCACTGGGTGCTGTTCGGGACGGACGAGGCCACCGGTCTGTGGGGCGGGGTCGTCGACTACCGGGTGGGGATGCGGCACCGGCTGCGGGAGTTCCTGCCGGACACCGTGGTGGGCCGTCGCTTCGAGGGGGCCATGCCCAACGGGGACTTCGTCGTCGACCACGAGGACCTGCTGACCGGAGGCCTGGACGCAGTGCGCCGCGTGGGGCCCGCCTGAGGCTCCTTAGGGTGGGGCCATGCGCTATGAACTGGTCATCTTCGACAACGACGGTGTGCTTGTCGACAGTGAGCCGATCTCGAACACCATCCTCGCCGGCTACCTGACCGAGCTGGGGCACCCCACCTCGTACGAGGACTCGCTGCGTGACTACATGGGGGCGGCTGTGCATCGTGTGCACGACCTCGTGCTGGAGCGGACCGGTAAGCGACTGCCCGAGGACTTCGACGACACGCTGCATGCTCGTGTCTTCGCCGCTTTCGAGCGGGAGTTGGTGGCTGTCGACGGAGTGACCGAGGTGCTGGGGAAGCTGGTGGCCGAAGGGGTGCCGTACTGCGTCGCGTCGTCGGGGAGCCACGAGCGGATCCGCGTCGGGCACC is a genomic window containing:
- a CDS encoding HAD family hydrolase gives rise to the protein MRYELVIFDNDGVLVDSEPISNTILAGYLTELGHPTSYEDSLRDYMGAAVHRVHDLVLERTGKRLPEDFDDTLHARVFAAFERELVAVDGVTEVLGKLVAEGVPYCVASSGSHERIRVGHRKTGLDLWFREGNVFSAQDVGRGKPEPDLFLHAAERMGVAPERCVVVEDSPLGVTAAKAAGMDVYGFTAMTAAEKLAGAKGYFGSMAELPELLV